In Acidovorax sp. 106, the following proteins share a genomic window:
- a CDS encoding methyl-accepting chemotaxis protein, with the protein MFLNQLSIAKRLACVLGLILSLSLLTSLFAVFKLRQMGEVTDAMLAVNLKTERAAADWLRNTTAGVQRAAAIAKSSDASLIEYFAPATAAAISETNELQKYVESQMVTPEQKVLNDKISDMRKAYLAAREEVSKLKKAGDTEGAAKAFAERFEPMARSYVAGVQEVATGQRAQLDAAAKRNDELRSQTSVLLVVCGLISLMLGLVLSWYLSLSITRPLKRAEANAQDIANLDLTGQPQASYSNDETGHLLRAIDQMRTVLQTSLQQVRGVVDNISTASHQIASGNQDLSARTENAASSLQETASSMEELTSTVQHSADAATQASVLANSAAQVAQRGGDVVAQVVSTMDQINNSSKKISDIIGVIDSIAFQTNILALNAAVEAARAGEQGRGFAVVASEVRSLAQRSANAAREIKGLIGASVESVEAGARLVSDAGSTMDEIVASVKRVTDMMGEISAATKEQSHGIGQVNIAVTQLDQMTQQNAALVEESTAAAQSLNDQALRLSEVVGQFRLGYQGDSKLKRLA; encoded by the coding sequence AGCGCCTGGCCTGTGTGCTCGGGCTCATTCTTTCGCTGTCGCTGCTGACCAGCCTGTTTGCCGTGTTCAAGCTGCGGCAAATGGGAGAGGTCACCGATGCCATGCTGGCGGTGAACCTCAAGACGGAGCGCGCTGCTGCAGACTGGCTGCGCAACACCACTGCAGGCGTGCAACGCGCAGCGGCCATTGCCAAGAGCAGCGACGCCAGCCTGATCGAGTACTTTGCCCCGGCCACGGCGGCGGCCATTTCTGAGACCAATGAGTTGCAGAAGTACGTCGAATCGCAGATGGTGACGCCTGAGCAGAAGGTGCTGAACGACAAAATATCGGACATGCGCAAGGCGTACCTGGCGGCGCGTGAAGAAGTGAGCAAGCTGAAAAAGGCGGGAGATACCGAGGGCGCGGCCAAGGCGTTTGCCGAACGCTTTGAACCCATGGCCCGCAGCTATGTGGCCGGTGTGCAGGAAGTGGCCACGGGTCAGCGTGCCCAGCTGGATGCCGCTGCCAAGCGCAACGATGAGTTGCGCTCGCAAACCAGTGTGCTGCTGGTGGTGTGCGGCTTGATTTCCTTGATGTTGGGTTTGGTACTGTCTTGGTACCTGTCGCTCAGCATCACGCGGCCGCTCAAGCGGGCCGAGGCCAACGCCCAAGACATTGCCAATCTGGACCTGACCGGGCAACCCCAGGCGTCTTACTCCAACGACGAAACCGGGCACTTGCTGCGCGCCATCGACCAGATGCGCACGGTGCTGCAAACATCGCTGCAACAAGTGCGGGGTGTGGTGGACAACATCTCCACCGCCAGCCACCAGATCGCTTCGGGCAACCAGGACTTGAGCGCCCGCACCGAAAACGCCGCCAGCAGCCTGCAAGAAACGGCCAGCTCGATGGAAGAGCTGACCAGCACCGTGCAGCACAGCGCCGATGCGGCCACCCAGGCCAGCGTGCTGGCCAACTCGGCCGCACAAGTGGCGCAGCGTGGGGGCGACGTGGTGGCCCAGGTGGTCAGCACCATGGACCAGATCAACAACAGCTCCAAGAAGATCTCCGACATCATCGGCGTGATCGACAGCATCGCTTTCCAGACCAACATCCTGGCGCTGAATGCCGCTGTGGAAGCGGCCCGCGCAGGCGAACAAGGTCGTGGCTTTGCCGTGGTGGCCAGCGAAGTGCGCAGCCTGGCCCAGCGCTCCGCCAATGCCGCCCGCGAGATCAAGGGCCTGATTGGTGCCAGCGTGGAGAGCGTGGAGGCGGGTGCCCGCCTGGTGAGCGATGCGGGCTCGACCATGGATGAGATCGTGGCCAGCGTCAAACGCGTGACCGACATGATGGGCGAGATCAGCGCCGCCACCAAAGAGCAAAGCCATGGCATTGGCCAGGTCAACATCGCAGTGACGCAGCTGGACCAGATGACACAACAGAACGCGGCGCTGGTGGAAGAATCCACCGCTGCAGCGCAGAGCCTGAACGACCAGGCTTTGCGCCTGAGTGAAGTGGTTGGGCAGTTCCGCCTGGGCTACCAGGGGGATTCCAAACTCAAGCGCCTGGCCTGA
- a CDS encoding BMP family ABC transporter substrate-binding protein yields the protein MYKNLATALRAACVSALAGAIFISPAFPQTPAKPTTEPVKAGFVYVSPITEAGWTRQHEEGRKAVEAALGNQVKTTFVENVAEGADAERVIRDLAATGHQIIFTPSFGYMEPTLKVAQDFPNVKFESITGYKQAANVATANARYYEGRYLAGMAAGRMSKTGVAGYVAGFPIPEVLQGINAFTLGMRSVNPQASVKVVWLNVWFDPPKERDAAMALFNQDVDVIAFHTGSTAVMAAAQERGKMAVAYHSDMRKTGPDAQIIAVTHQWGQYYTERVRALQSGQWKPGNLWGGVREGMIRVGDFGPKVPQGVQQEVLAAQKAVGAGKLHPFHAGKAAVRDTEGREVIAPGQTLSDAQILQMNFLVEGVKGSLPR from the coding sequence ATGTACAAAAACCTCGCCACCGCACTGCGTGCGGCTTGTGTGAGTGCGCTTGCGGGCGCCATTTTCATCTCCCCCGCTTTTCCCCAAACCCCAGCGAAGCCGACGACCGAGCCTGTGAAGGCCGGCTTTGTCTATGTCTCGCCCATCACTGAAGCCGGCTGGACGCGCCAGCACGAAGAGGGGCGCAAGGCCGTCGAGGCGGCTCTGGGCAACCAGGTCAAAACCACCTTTGTCGAAAACGTGGCAGAAGGCGCGGATGCCGAGCGCGTGATCCGCGATCTGGCCGCCACCGGGCACCAGATCATCTTCACCCCCAGCTTTGGCTACATGGAGCCCACGCTCAAGGTAGCGCAGGATTTTCCGAATGTGAAGTTCGAGTCCATCACCGGCTACAAGCAGGCCGCGAACGTGGCCACGGCCAATGCCCGCTACTACGAAGGCCGTTACCTGGCGGGCATGGCGGCGGGCCGCATGAGCAAGACTGGCGTGGCGGGCTATGTGGCGGGCTTCCCCATCCCCGAAGTGCTGCAGGGCATCAACGCCTTCACGCTGGGCATGCGCTCGGTCAACCCCCAGGCCAGTGTGAAGGTGGTGTGGCTCAACGTGTGGTTTGACCCGCCCAAGGAGCGCGATGCCGCCATGGCCCTGTTCAACCAGGACGTGGATGTGATTGCCTTCCACACCGGCTCTACCGCCGTGATGGCAGCGGCGCAAGAGCGCGGCAAGATGGCTGTTGCCTATCACTCCGACATGCGCAAGACCGGCCCCGACGCACAGATCATCGCCGTGACGCACCAGTGGGGCCAGTACTACACCGAGCGGGTGCGTGCCCTGCAAAGTGGCCAGTGGAAGCCGGGCAACCTGTGGGGCGGCGTGCGTGAAGGCATGATCCGCGTGGGCGACTTTGGCCCCAAGGTGCCGCAGGGCGTGCAGCAAGAGGTGCTGGCCGCGCAAAAGGCCGTGGGCGCTGGCAAGCTGCACCCCTTCCATGCAGGCAAGGCAGCGGTGCGCGACACCGAAGGCCGCGAAGTGATTGCGCCGGGGCAGACGCTGAGCGATGCCCAGATTCTGCAAATGAACTTTCTGGTCGAGGGCGTTAAAGGCTCGCTGCCGCGCTGA
- the guaD gene encoding guanine deaminase — protein sequence MQVFRSALLRFADDGQALYDEDGLLAVAPDVQGRQRVVAAGPWQALAAQWAGAGQGAVTHWPGRILAPGFVDLHVHFPQTDVIGSPADGLLPWLENYTFPHESRFAQPEYADEVAGFFVDELLRNGVTTALAFATSHPESVDALFAEAQRRSLRLVTGKVLQDRHSPDGVRDQTEQSLLDTEALIQRWHGVDRLGYAITPRFAPTSTPEQLRGAGELAARYGDVWIQSHVAENLDEIRWARELFPRSRSYLAVYDDFGLMRERAVYAHCIHFDDADRALMRERKTAAAISPTSNLFLGSGFFDYAGADRAGFRYGLASDVGGGTSFSPFHTMMAAYYVAREGQTKTGLSLSPAQLWWQHTAGAAQAMGLAGVVGNLQPGCEADFVVLNPQATALLARKTQQAQSLEELLFALIVLGDDRVIEQTVISQAKYAPSA from the coding sequence ATGCAAGTATTTCGATCTGCCCTGTTGCGCTTTGCCGATGATGGCCAAGCCCTGTACGACGAAGACGGCCTGCTGGCCGTGGCTCCTGATGTCCAGGGCCGCCAGCGCGTGGTGGCTGCTGGCCCTTGGCAGGCGCTGGCTGCGCAATGGGCCGGGGCCGGGCAGGGCGCAGTCACGCACTGGCCGGGGCGCATTCTGGCCCCGGGCTTTGTGGATTTGCATGTCCACTTTCCACAGACGGATGTGATTGGCTCACCCGCTGACGGCCTGCTGCCTTGGCTGGAGAACTACACCTTTCCCCACGAATCGCGCTTTGCCCAACCTGAATATGCCGATGAGGTAGCTGGGTTCTTTGTGGACGAGCTGCTGCGCAATGGCGTGACCACGGCGCTGGCGTTTGCCACGTCGCACCCCGAGTCCGTGGACGCCCTGTTTGCCGAGGCCCAGCGCCGCAGCCTGCGGCTGGTGACGGGCAAGGTGCTGCAAGACCGCCACTCGCCCGATGGCGTGCGCGACCAGACCGAGCAAAGCCTGCTCGACACCGAGGCCCTGATTCAGCGCTGGCATGGCGTGGACCGGCTGGGCTACGCCATCACGCCGCGCTTTGCCCCCACCAGCACGCCCGAGCAACTGCGTGGCGCGGGTGAGCTGGCAGCCCGCTACGGCGATGTGTGGATTCAGTCGCACGTGGCCGAGAACCTCGATGAAATCCGCTGGGCGCGAGAGTTGTTTCCGCGCTCGCGCAGCTACTTGGCGGTGTATGACGACTTTGGCCTGATGCGCGAGCGGGCCGTGTACGCCCACTGCATCCACTTCGATGATGCCGACCGCGCGCTGATGCGCGAGCGCAAGACCGCTGCCGCCATCAGCCCCACCAGCAATTTGTTTTTGGGCAGTGGCTTCTTTGACTACGCAGGCGCTGACCGGGCCGGGTTTCGTTACGGGCTGGCCAGTGATGTGGGCGGGGGCACCAGCTTCAGCCCGTTTCACACCATGATGGCCGCGTATTACGTGGCGCGCGAAGGCCAGACCAAAACCGGCCTGAGCCTGAGCCCCGCCCAGCTGTGGTGGCAACACACGGCAGGCGCGGCGCAGGCCATGGGGCTGGCTGGGGTAGTGGGCAACCTGCAGCCGGGCTGCGAGGCGGACTTTGTGGTGCTCAACCCCCAGGCCACGGCGCTGCTGGCCCGCAAGACGCAGCAGGCCCAGAGCCTGGAAGAGCTATTGTTTGCGCTGATCGTGCTGGGCGACGACCGGGTGATCGAGCAAACCGTGATTTCTCAAGCAAAATATGCCCCTAGCGCTTGA
- the dcd gene encoding dCTP deaminase: MSIKSDKWIRRMAEEHGMIEPFEPGQIRERDGHKIISYGTSSYGYDIRCAPEFKVFTNIHSTVVDPKNFDEKSFVDFHGDSCIIPPNSFALARTMEYFRIPRNVLTICLGKSTYARCGIIVNVTPFEPEWEGYVTLEFSNTTPLPARIYAGEGCAQVLFFESDKDDVCEVSYKDRGGKYQGQVGVTLPKA, from the coding sequence ATGAGTATCAAGAGCGACAAGTGGATCCGCCGCATGGCCGAAGAGCACGGCATGATCGAGCCCTTCGAGCCCGGCCAGATCCGTGAACGCGATGGCCACAAGATCATCAGCTACGGCACCAGCAGCTATGGGTACGACATCCGCTGCGCGCCAGAATTCAAGGTCTTCACCAACATCCACAGCACGGTGGTGGACCCCAAGAACTTCGATGAAAAGAGCTTTGTTGACTTCCACGGCGACAGCTGCATCATCCCCCCCAACAGCTTTGCGCTGGCCCGCACGATGGAGTACTTCCGCATTCCGCGCAACGTGCTCACCATCTGCCTGGGCAAAAGCACGTATGCGCGCTGCGGCATCATCGTCAACGTCACCCCGTTTGAGCCCGAATGGGAAGGCTATGTGACGCTGGAGTTCTCCAACACCACGCCGCTGCCAGCGCGCATTTATGCGGGTGAAGGTTGCGCTCAGGTGCTGTTCTTTGAAAGCGACAAGGACGACGTCTGCGAGGTCAGCTACAAGGACCGCGGCGGCAAGTACCAAGGCCAGGTGGGCGTGACACTGCCCAAGGCCTGA
- a CDS encoding diguanylate cyclase translates to MTESSPPGHSLRTQIALVFGTLVVALSVLLSVGFGEVLKQRIQRDAGASLQGVADNTATLLANGLFDRVREVQVLASSEVLWRNGLEAPEVIHMLARQQAIHPQSLWLGVADAQGIVRVASGNMLVGQNVSERPWFKAGIQNAYVGDVHPAKMLESLLPPSRNGDPYRFVDFSAPIRIGPTTVGVLGVHGYWEWINEMIQTLMPAAAQAQQLEVFIFDKAGQLIHAPAEQQALLQKRGQTLPDPAFDKVPADAQQPGKTLVLRWVDDKKYLTAHTRMQARNAESDLGWHIVARMPVDIAFAEAEQAVQRALLGGLAAALVAAFLAWLAARRLSEDLDALARAAQDLEAGKPGAEIPATQSSREVRRLSSALRRMTHRLLAANEAMEAQVQLRTQQLEDANRELDLQARSDPLTGLLNRRGFDAQLNYALALARRSGRALSLITVDVDHFKRINDTHGHDVGDEVLQRLAHTLAQRLRDSDVVARLGGEEFAALLPDTDLDGARAIAQTLVDAQAALTDPVVGRITVSAGVSTLRGADDTAQRLLRRGDEALYEAKGQGRNRVVVQG, encoded by the coding sequence ATGACCGAGTCTTCCCCCCCAGGACACAGCCTGCGCACCCAGATTGCTTTGGTGTTTGGCACCCTGGTGGTGGCCTTGTCGGTGCTGCTATCGGTGGGGTTTGGCGAAGTGCTAAAGCAACGCATTCAGCGCGATGCAGGTGCATCGCTGCAAGGCGTGGCAGACAACACTGCCACGCTGCTGGCCAATGGTTTGTTTGACCGTGTGCGTGAGGTGCAGGTGCTTGCGTCGTCCGAGGTGCTGTGGCGCAACGGGCTGGAGGCCCCCGAGGTCATCCACATGCTGGCTCGCCAACAGGCCATCCACCCCCAAAGCCTGTGGCTGGGCGTGGCAGACGCTCAGGGCATTGTGCGAGTCGCATCGGGCAACATGCTGGTGGGCCAGAACGTGAGTGAGCGCCCCTGGTTTAAGGCGGGTATTCAAAACGCCTATGTGGGCGATGTACACCCGGCCAAGATGCTGGAAAGCCTGCTACCCCCCAGCCGCAATGGAGACCCCTACCGCTTCGTGGACTTCTCGGCCCCCATCCGCATCGGCCCCACCACGGTGGGCGTGCTGGGCGTGCACGGGTATTGGGAGTGGATTAACGAGATGATCCAGACGCTGATGCCTGCTGCCGCACAGGCCCAGCAGCTGGAGGTGTTCATTTTTGACAAGGCTGGCCAGCTCATTCACGCCCCGGCAGAGCAGCAAGCCTTGCTACAAAAGCGGGGCCAAACGTTGCCAGACCCGGCTTTTGACAAAGTACCGGCCGATGCGCAGCAGCCCGGCAAAACCTTGGTACTGCGGTGGGTAGACGACAAAAAATACCTCACAGCCCACACCCGCATGCAAGCCCGCAACGCCGAAAGCGACCTGGGCTGGCACATCGTGGCGCGCATGCCGGTAGACATCGCTTTTGCCGAGGCAGAGCAAGCGGTGCAGCGGGCACTGCTGGGGGGTTTGGCAGCCGCCTTGGTCGCCGCTTTTTTGGCTTGGCTGGCAGCACGTCGGCTGAGCGAAGACCTGGACGCACTGGCCCGTGCGGCGCAGGACCTGGAAGCGGGCAAGCCAGGGGCAGAAATCCCGGCCACGCAAAGCAGCCGCGAGGTACGGCGCCTGTCGTCGGCCCTGCGCCGCATGACCCACCGGCTGCTGGCCGCCAACGAGGCCATGGAAGCCCAGGTGCAGCTGCGCACCCAGCAACTGGAAGACGCCAACCGCGAGCTGGACCTGCAAGCCCGCAGCGATCCCCTGACGGGCCTGCTGAACCGCAGAGGCTTTGATGCGCAGTTGAATTACGCCCTGGCGCTGGCGCGCCGCAGTGGCCGCGCGTTGTCGCTCATCACGGTGGATGTGGACCACTTCAAGCGCATCAACGACACGCACGGCCACGACGTAGGCGATGAGGTATTGCAGCGCCTAGCCCACACGCTGGCACAGCGCCTGCGGGATTCGGACGTGGTCGCCCGGTTGGGGGGAGAAGAATTTGCAGCGCTGCTGCCCGACACCGATCTGGACGGCGCCCGGGCCATTGCCCAGACGCTGGTGGATGCGCAGGCGGCCCTCACCGACCCGGTGGTAGGCCGCATTACCGTGAGTGCGGGCGTATCGACTCTGCGCGGTGCCGATGACACGGCGCAGCGCCTGCTACGCCGGGGCGACGAAGCCCTGTACGAGGCCAAAGGCCAGGGCCGCAACAGGGTGGTGGTGCAGGGGTAG
- a CDS encoding neutral zinc metallopeptidase, with the protein MKWEGNRESDNVEDRREEGGGGSSPVFGGRSIGIGTIVIALLGGWILGVNPLTILGLLSGGTPPAQVQQAPAHRPAADDKLARFVATVLADTEDVWQTVFRQGGGRYQEPRLVLFRGSTPTACGTGQAAMGPFYCPADRKVYIDLGFYETLKNRLGAPGDFAQAYVVAHEVGHHVQNLLGISAKVDQMRGRVSQKEYNALSVRLELQADCFAGVWAHHAQNARQILEQGDVEEAMNAAARIGDDALQRAGGGAVVPDSFTHGTSAQRQRWFHMGLKQGSVQSCDTFSARSL; encoded by the coding sequence GTGAAATGGGAAGGCAACCGGGAATCTGACAATGTGGAAGACCGCCGGGAGGAGGGTGGAGGCGGTAGCAGCCCGGTCTTTGGGGGGCGCAGCATTGGCATTGGCACCATCGTGATCGCGCTGCTGGGCGGCTGGATTCTGGGCGTCAATCCGCTCACTATCCTGGGGCTGCTCAGCGGCGGTACGCCCCCAGCCCAGGTGCAGCAGGCCCCCGCCCATCGGCCTGCGGCCGACGACAAGCTGGCGCGGTTTGTAGCCACCGTGCTGGCCGACACCGAGGACGTGTGGCAGACGGTTTTTCGCCAGGGGGGCGGGCGCTACCAGGAGCCGCGCCTGGTCTTGTTCCGTGGGAGCACACCCACCGCCTGCGGCACCGGCCAGGCGGCCATGGGCCCTTTTTACTGCCCGGCCGACCGCAAGGTCTACATCGACCTGGGTTTTTACGAGACGCTCAAGAACCGCCTGGGCGCCCCTGGCGATTTTGCGCAGGCCTACGTGGTGGCCCACGAGGTCGGCCACCATGTCCAGAACTTGCTGGGCATCAGCGCCAAGGTAGACCAGATGCGCGGCCGTGTGAGCCAGAAGGAATACAACGCCCTGTCGGTGCGGCTGGAGCTGCAGGCCGATTGCTTTGCCGGGGTGTGGGCGCACCATGCACAAAACGCGCGGCAGATTCTGGAGCAGGGCGATGTGGAGGAGGCCATGAACGCAGCCGCCCGCATTGGCGACGATGCCCTGCAGCGTGCTGGCGGTGGGGCGGTGGTGCCCGACAGTTTCACCCACGGCACCAGCGCCCAGCGCCAGCGCTGGTTTCACATGGGGCTCAAGCAAGGCAGCGTGCAGTCGTGCGACACGTTTTCTGCCCGCAGCCTGTGA
- a CDS encoding DEAD/DEAH box helicase: MTSSFSNLSLAEPLARAVAEMGYESMTPIQEQAIPVVLTGQDVMGAAQTGTGKTAAFSLPLLQRLLQHENSSTSPARHPVRALVLLPTRELADQVAQQIALYAKHTKLRSTVVFGGMDMKPQTIELKKGVEVLVATPGRLLDHIEAKNAVLNQVEYVVLDEADRMLDIGFLPDLQRILSYLPKQRTTLLFSATFSPEIKRLASSYLQNPITIEVARPNETASTVEQRFYSAGDDDKRRAIHQVLKTRGIKQAFIFVNSKLGCGRLARSLEREGLKTAALHGDKSQDERLKALEAFKKGEVDLLVCTDVAARGLDIKDVPAVFNFDVPFNAEDYVHRIGRTGRAGASGLAVTLVSGSDARLVGDIEKLIKKKIDLEALEYDEDRPKERINDGRRAWRDGADSSDPRDAGAAHRREPRESREPREGREHREHRGFRPAAVSRDPFFAKPYEPSTTDAAPAWEAAAKAPVRSGVSANIKPKRKVAALFKASAPAPEPSSQA; the protein is encoded by the coding sequence ATGACAAGTTCCTTTTCCAATTTATCGCTGGCCGAGCCGCTAGCGCGCGCCGTAGCCGAAATGGGCTACGAATCCATGACGCCTATCCAGGAGCAGGCCATTCCGGTCGTGCTGACGGGGCAAGACGTCATGGGCGCTGCCCAGACGGGCACTGGCAAAACCGCCGCTTTCTCGCTGCCGCTGCTGCAGCGCCTGCTCCAGCACGAAAACAGCTCGACCTCGCCGGCCCGCCACCCCGTGCGTGCGCTGGTGCTGCTGCCCACGCGTGAGCTGGCCGATCAGGTGGCCCAGCAGATTGCGCTGTACGCCAAGCACACCAAGCTGCGCAGTACGGTGGTGTTTGGCGGCATGGACATGAAGCCCCAGACCATCGAGCTGAAAAAAGGCGTGGAAGTGCTGGTGGCCACGCCGGGCCGTCTGCTCGACCACATCGAAGCCAAAAACGCGGTGCTCAACCAAGTCGAGTACGTGGTGCTCGACGAGGCGGACCGCATGCTGGACATCGGCTTTCTGCCCGATCTGCAGCGCATCCTGTCGTACCTGCCCAAGCAGCGCACCACGCTCTTGTTCAGCGCCACGTTCTCACCCGAGATCAAGCGCCTGGCCAGCAGCTACCTGCAAAACCCCATCACCATCGAGGTGGCCCGCCCGAACGAGACGGCCTCCACCGTGGAGCAGCGCTTCTACAGCGCGGGCGACGATGACAAGCGCCGTGCCATCCACCAGGTGCTCAAGACCCGGGGCATCAAGCAGGCCTTCATTTTTGTGAACAGCAAGCTCGGCTGCGGCCGCTTGGCCCGCAGCCTGGAGCGTGAAGGCTTGAAGACCGCTGCACTGCACGGTGACAAGAGCCAGGACGAGCGCCTGAAGGCGCTAGAGGCCTTCAAAAAAGGCGAAGTGGATTTGTTGGTGTGTACCGACGTGGCCGCACGTGGGCTGGACATCAAGGACGTGCCCGCCGTGTTCAACTTCGACGTGCCCTTCAACGCCGAAGACTACGTGCACCGCATTGGCCGCACTGGCCGTGCCGGGGCCTCGGGTCTGGCGGTCACGCTGGTCTCGGGCAGCGATGCGCGCCTGGTGGGCGACATCGAGAAGCTGATCAAGAAGAAGATCGACCTGGAAGCGCTGGAGTACGACGAAGACCGGCCCAAGGAGCGCATCAATGACGGCCGCCGTGCCTGGCGCGATGGTGCTGACTCCAGCGATCCGCGCGATGCCGGTGCCGCCCATCGCCGCGAACCTCGAGAATCTCGTGAGCCCCGCGAAGGGCGTGAACACCGCGAACACCGTGGCTTTCGCCCAGCGGCTGTGTCGCGCGATCCGTTCTTTGCCAAGCCGTACGAGCCCAGCACCACCGATGCCGCTCCCGCCTGGGAGGCCGCAGCCAAGGCGCCCGTGCGCAGTGGCGTCTCGGCCAACATCAAGCCCAAGCGCAAGGTGGCGGCATTGTTCAAGGCTTCGGCCCCTGCACCCGAGCCTTCCAGCCAAGCCTGA
- a CDS encoding nitrous oxide reductase accessory protein NosL: MRLLPHPPLAHTARPVHGDARKPTRRGALAALLLGTAGVAVWQWQARAAQGAISSANLPGVGNDVCIVAPPTPYNPASGQALAAAREVPQDARCPVCGMYPARARAWAAQVIFADGDAYFFDSPLSLMQYLGNVAHYTRGRTLEAIVARYVTDTGTGAWVDAQQAVYVAGSSALGPMRAGNLPAFANTVAAQRFAQQRGGRVLGFAAVDTALLQSLAPQRSSAETHAH, encoded by the coding sequence ATGCGCCTGCTGCCCCATCCTCCGCTTGCCCATACCGCCCGCCCCGTCCATGGCGACGCGCGCAAGCCCACCCGGCGCGGCGCGCTGGCCGCCTTGCTGCTGGGCACGGCCGGTGTAGCGGTATGGCAATGGCAGGCGCGGGCAGCGCAAGGCGCCATCTCTTCGGCCAACCTGCCTGGCGTGGGGAACGACGTGTGCATCGTGGCCCCTCCCACGCCGTACAACCCGGCATCCGGCCAGGCCCTGGCCGCTGCACGCGAGGTGCCCCAGGACGCCCGCTGCCCCGTGTGCGGCATGTACCCGGCGCGCGCGCGTGCCTGGGCGGCGCAGGTCATTTTTGCGGACGGGGATGCCTACTTTTTCGACTCACCGCTGAGCCTGATGCAGTACCTGGGCAATGTGGCCCACTACACGCGGGGCCGCACCCTTGAGGCCATCGTGGCCCGCTACGTGACCGATACCGGCACAGGGGCCTGGGTGGACGCACAGCAGGCGGTGTATGTGGCGGGCTCGTCGGCCCTGGGGCCCATGCGGGCGGGCAACCTGCCAGCGTTTGCCAACACGGTGGCTGCACAGCGGTTTGCGCAGCAGCGCGGGGGACGGGTGCTGGGTTTTGCGGCGGTAGACACCGCACTGCTCCAGTCGCTAGCACCCCAGCGCAGCAGTGCAGAAACCCACGCGCACTGA
- a CDS encoding nitrous oxide reductase accessory protein NosL, which yields MTNKSHNQYQYQCACATRRQLLGWAALASLGTLTGLTGLTGCSQADNSAQSLKPVEIDRTTSCELDGMLLADYPGPKAQVRFAGQDKPSFFCDTVELFSTLLAGEQVRAVQAVYVQDMGKADWNAPQGHWIDGKTAIYVVGGKRHGSMGPTIGSFAQEADAKKFAVEYGGKVLRFAEITPAMVDLSGGAQQDTRM from the coding sequence ATGACGAACAAATCCCACAACCAATACCAATACCAATGCGCCTGCGCCACCCGGCGCCAACTGCTGGGCTGGGCGGCCCTCGCATCGCTGGGCACGCTCACCGGCCTCACGGGCCTGACCGGCTGCAGCCAGGCGGACAACAGCGCGCAGTCCCTGAAACCCGTGGAGATCGACCGCACCACCAGCTGCGAACTCGACGGCATGCTGCTGGCCGACTACCCCGGCCCCAAGGCGCAGGTGCGCTTTGCAGGACAGGACAAGCCCTCTTTCTTCTGCGACACGGTGGAGCTGTTCAGCACCCTGCTGGCCGGTGAGCAGGTGCGTGCCGTGCAGGCCGTGTACGTGCAGGACATGGGCAAAGCCGACTGGAATGCACCACAGGGCCACTGGATAGACGGCAAGACCGCCATCTACGTGGTGGGCGGCAAGCGCCACGGCTCCATGGGCCCCACCATCGGCAGCTTTGCGCAAGAGGCTGACGCGAAAAAGTTTGCTGTTGAATATGGCGGCAAGGTTCTGCGCTTTGCCGAGATCACGCCCGCCATGGTGGACCTGAGCGGCGGGGCGCAACAAGACACCCGGATGTGA
- a CDS encoding ABC transporter permease — translation MEFHQILTIAGKEFRDRMRNRWVLAVALVFTVFSLAIAYFGGAQQGTVGFRSIEFTIASLVSLVIYLIPLIALLLGFDAIVGERERGSLDLLLSLPITRLELLLGKYLGLAAALTLSTLAGFGLVAVLLVRQFSGAALFHYGGFMISSVLLGLAFLSMAVLLSVLTHERTRASGLAIAAWFFFVLVFDLLLLGALVATGGSVGGEAMAYLLLLNPADVFRILNVFSLDDVRTLYGLTSIVPPALAKPWLMGAVMAGWIVVPLSLASWRFKP, via the coding sequence ATGGAATTCCACCAAATCCTCACCATCGCGGGCAAGGAGTTCCGCGACCGCATGCGCAACCGCTGGGTGCTGGCCGTGGCGCTGGTGTTCACCGTGTTCTCGCTGGCCATCGCCTACTTTGGCGGCGCGCAGCAGGGCACGGTGGGCTTTCGCTCCATCGAGTTCACCATCGCCAGCCTGGTCAGCCTGGTCATCTACCTCATCCCGCTGATCGCACTGCTGCTGGGCTTTGACGCCATCGTGGGCGAACGCGAGCGCGGCTCGCTCGACCTGCTGCTGTCGCTGCCCATCACGCGGCTGGAGCTGCTGCTGGGCAAGTACCTGGGGCTGGCGGCGGCGCTCACGCTCTCCACGCTGGCGGGGTTCGGGCTGGTGGCGGTGCTGCTGGTGCGGCAGTTCAGCGGGGCTGCGCTGTTCCACTACGGCGGCTTCATGATCAGCTCGGTGCTGCTGGGGCTGGCCTTTTTGAGCATGGCGGTGCTGCTATCGGTGCTCACGCACGAGCGCACACGCGCCTCCGGTCTGGCGATTGCCGCCTGGTTCTTTTTTGTGCTGGTGTTTGACCTGCTGCTGCTGGGCGCCCTGGTGGCCACAGGCGGCAGCGTCGGCGGCGAGGCCATGGCCTACCTGCTGCTGCTCAACCCGGCCGACGTTTTCCGCATCCTCAACGTGTTCTCGCTCGACGACGTGCGCACCCTGTACGGCCTGACCAGCATCGTGCCCCCTGCCCTGGCCAAGCCATGGCTGATGGGCGCGGTGATGGCGGGCTGGATCGTGGTGCCCCTGAGCCTGGCGAGCTGGAGATTCAAGCCATGA